The Lycium ferocissimum isolate CSIRO_LF1 chromosome 1, AGI_CSIRO_Lferr_CH_V1, whole genome shotgun sequence genome includes a region encoding these proteins:
- the LOC132047205 gene encoding uncharacterized protein LOC132047205 isoform X2: MADEKFIGETENESPPEKKLKLEVDDNKDDLKGEDDTGSDLKGEDGEYDPYDFMGEDDTGSDLKGEDGEPINYDPYDWQTYPDKDVFIKYYQQLRESDGFEFDEYPGSCMFTPIYPILEFDLFPEFVDRIKGYASMAIKQCFGDDGKERKVTDIVKINAGGCRDFTYYITFKIETDGKEETFQAKVERTIEKTIEIPICRRKVD, translated from the exons ATGGCGGATGAAAAATTCATAGGTGAGACGGAAAATGAGTCGCCCCCTGAGAAGAAATTGAAATTGGAGGTTGATGATAACAAGGATGATTTGAAGGGTGAGGATGATACAGGATCTGATTTGAAGGGTGAGGATGGAGAGTATGATCCATATGATTTCATGGGTGAGGATGATACCGGATCTGATTTGAAGGGTGAGGATGGAGAGCCGATCAACTATGATCCATATGATTGGCAAACTTACCCAGATAAGGACGTTTTTATCAAATATTATCAACAGCTACGCGAGAGCGAT GGTTTTGAGTTTGATGAATACCCTGGGTCGTGCATGTTTACTCCCATCTACCCCATTCTGGAATTTGATCTTTTTCCTGAGTTTGTGGATAGGATCAAGGGTTATGCTTCAATGGCAATCAAGCAGTGCTTTGGCGATGAT GGAAAAGAACGCAAAGTTACGGATATTGTGAAGATAAATGCAGGTGGTTGTCGTGACTTTACCTACTACATTACATTTAAAATTGAAACTGATGGGAAAGAAGAAACTTTTCAAGCTAAGGTGGAACGCACGATTGAGAAAACAATTGAGATCCCAATTTGCAGGCGCAAGGTCGACTAA
- the LOC132047220 gene encoding uncharacterized protein LOC132047220, translating into MEDEKLTEKESPPEKKLKLEVDDDLKGEDGEYDFMGEDDTGSDVKGEDDTGSDLKGEDGEYDFMGEDDTGSDVKGEDGEPLNYDPYDWQTYPDKDVFIKYYQQLRESDGFEFDEYPGSCMFTPIYPILEFHLFPEFVDRIKGYASLAIKRCFGDDGKERKVTDIVKINAGGCRDFTYYITFKIETEGKEETFQAKVECTIEKTIEIPICRRKVD; encoded by the exons ATGGAGGATGAAAAATTGACGGAAAAGGAGTCGCCCCCCGAGAAGAAATTGAAATTGGAGGTTGATGATGATTTGAAGGGTGAGGATGGAGAGTATGATTTCATGGGTGAGGATGATACCGGATCTGATGTGAAGGGTGAGGATGATACCGGATCTGATTTGAAGGGTGAGGATGGAGAGTATGATTTCATGGGTGAGGATGATACCGGGTCTGATGTGAAGGGTGAGGATGGAGAGCCGCTCAATTATGATCCATATGATTGGCAAACTTACCCAGATAAGGACGTCTTTATCAAGTATTATCAACAGTTACGCGAGAGCGAT GGTTTTGAGTTTGATGAATACCCTGGGTCGTGCATGTTTACTCCCATCTACCCCATTCTGGAATTTCATCTTTTTCCTGAGTTTGTGGATAGGATCAAGGGTTATGCTTCATTGGCAATCAAGCGGTGCTTTGGCGATGAT GGAAAAGAACGCAAAGTTACGGATATTGTGAAGATAAATGCAGGTGGTTGTCGTGACTTTACCTACTACATTACTTTTAAAATTGAAACTGAGGGGAAAGAAGAAACTTTTCAAGCTAAGGTGGAATGCACGATTGAGAAAACGATTGAGATCCCAATTTGCAGGCGCAAGGTCGACTAA